The following proteins come from a genomic window of Thermoproteus sp.:
- a CDS encoding translation initiation factor IF-2 subunit beta has translation MSTEKEYMDLLERAYKIVTPKAQRRAEIPKLEIQTLPRRTVVANLGQISKRLNRDPSHIAKFFQKELATPGMIDGDSLVLSGERNPKVVEAVYERYLKYYVICPVCGSIDTLLQREGRVYVLRCTACGAVTPVKPL, from the coding sequence GTGTCTACAGAAAAAGAGTACATGGACCTCCTCGAGAGGGCCTATAAGATAGTCACGCCGAAGGCCCAAAGGAGGGCCGAAATACCGAAGTTAGAGATACAGACGCTCCCGCGCAGGACCGTCGTGGCCAATTTGGGACAGATCTCCAAGAGGTTGAATAGAGATCCCAGCCACATCGCCAAGTTCTTCCAGAAGGAGCTAGCCACCCCCGGCATGATAGACGGCGACTCTTTAGTGCTCAGCGGCGAGAGGAACCCCAAGGTGGTTGAAGCGGTCTACGAGCGATACTTGAAGTACTACGTGATCTGTCCCGTCTGTGGCTCTATAGACACTTTGTTGCAGAGGGAGGGGAGAGTCTACGTACTTCGTTGTACGGCTTGCGGCGCGGTAACGCCGGTCAAACCGCTCTAG
- a CDS encoding sulfite exporter TauE/SafE family protein, producing the protein MDAAALIALGIAVGLLMGLTGSSGVALTVPALSYMGYTYQRSVGVSLFVDFLSSLTTLAVYLKAKDVDGRYALALGAGAVLGAQLGSHVAVRTPEPPLEVLFALSSLYFAYTSLKNGMSGSDRGLAPTVRSIVLTLRPRARRALLLASSVGVGVLTGLIGASGGIMFMVIISALSDMPIRKTVGTATASMALSALSGFLAYSYLAKIDLSASVVIGASALVSGYMSARLAHEVPQRYLYFALAALFAVVAALELIRAFA; encoded by the coding sequence GTGGACGCCGCGGCCTTAATAGCCTTAGGCATAGCCGTAGGGCTACTCATGGGCCTCACAGGCTCGAGCGGCGTGGCGTTGACCGTGCCGGCTCTTTCCTATATGGGCTATACATATCAACGATCTGTAGGTGTAAGCCTCTTCGTGGACTTCCTCTCGTCCCTGACCACGTTGGCCGTCTACCTCAAGGCCAAGGACGTAGATGGGCGCTACGCCCTAGCTCTAGGCGCGGGCGCCGTCCTGGGGGCCCAGCTTGGCTCACACGTAGCCGTGAGGACGCCAGAGCCTCCCCTCGAGGTCCTATTCGCCCTTTCTTCTCTATATTTCGCCTATACGTCCTTGAAGAACGGCATGTCGGGCTCCGATAGGGGATTGGCGCCGACTGTTAGGTCCATCGTCTTGACCCTTAGGCCTAGAGCGAGGCGCGCCCTCCTCTTGGCTTCAAGCGTGGGCGTAGGCGTGTTGACAGGGCTCATAGGGGCCAGCGGCGGCATAATGTTCATGGTGATAATCAGCGCGCTGAGCGACATGCCCATAAGGAAGACCGTGGGAACCGCCACTGCGTCGATGGCCCTATCGGCTCTAAGCGGCTTTCTCGCGTATTCCTACCTGGCTAAAATAGATCTGTCGGCGTCGGTCGTCATAGGCGCCTCCGCGCTCGTAAGTGGCTACATGTCCGCCAGACTGGCCCACGAAGTCCCCCAGAGGTATCTATATTTCGCCCTCGCGGCGTTATTCGCCGTAGTGGCGGCGTTGGAGCTAATTAGGGCCTTCGCCTAG
- a CDS encoding NUDIX domain-containing protein encodes MKKCVVASGILIEDGKVLLIRHKRLGVWLYPGGHVEPNETPSEAVVREFAEETGLEVRPQGRTLGISTDDVAEEEPLPFAILRETVKYPEEVHIHYDLIFLVKRVGGTLREGVWFSKKELDGLKTYPNVLAVLKRAFEVAV; translated from the coding sequence GTGAAGAAGTGCGTAGTGGCGTCGGGCATATTGATAGAGGACGGGAAGGTCCTTTTGATCCGCCATAAACGGCTGGGCGTATGGCTCTATCCAGGTGGCCATGTGGAGCCCAATGAGACTCCCTCCGAGGCCGTCGTGCGCGAATTCGCCGAGGAGACGGGACTTGAGGTGAGGCCTCAAGGTCGGACTCTAGGCATTTCGACGGACGACGTGGCGGAGGAGGAACCGTTGCCTTTCGCCATCTTGAGGGAGACCGTGAAGTACCCCGAGGAGGTCCACATACATTACGACTTGATATTTCTAGTCAAACGTGTCGGCGGGACTTTAAGGGAGGGCGTCTGGTTCTCTAAAAAGGAGCTTGATGGGCTAAAGACCTATCCCAACGTCTTGGCCGTATTGAAACGCGCGTTTGAGGTCGCCGTATGA
- a CDS encoding LysE family transporter — protein MIADIIVQTLLVTPSGAFSPGPLTTAAVVEGAVRATPKLAVRAGLKVAAGHMAFELPYVLALSLLANFLAFLRAPLAAISLAFSLFFAYLTIKDGVAALRGGYNLNNKRPGFANPLVAGLVFTGANPYFLMWWATVGLPLVNLAVQYGALGVAVMYASHVWMDYFWLALMASLGGGASKVLGSRKYGYLLIALAALLLLFGVNIFLKAFTSVTLIP, from the coding sequence ATGATTGCGGACATAATCGTCCAGACCCTATTGGTCACGCCCTCTGGGGCCTTTTCGCCCGGCCCCCTCACTACCGCGGCTGTGGTCGAAGGCGCCGTGCGCGCCACGCCTAAACTCGCCGTTAGGGCCGGCCTGAAGGTCGCAGCTGGACATATGGCGTTTGAACTGCCCTACGTCTTGGCGCTTAGTCTCTTGGCGAATTTCCTCGCATTCCTCCGCGCGCCGCTGGCGGCGATCTCTCTTGCCTTCTCTCTATTTTTCGCATATTTGACGATAAAAGACGGGGTCGCCGCGTTGCGTGGAGGCTATAACTTAAATAACAAAAGGCCCGGCTTCGCGAACCCGTTAGTCGCAGGTCTTGTCTTCACTGGAGCCAATCCCTATTTCTTGATGTGGTGGGCCACCGTGGGCTTGCCTTTAGTCAACTTGGCGGTCCAATACGGCGCCTTAGGCGTGGCCGTCATGTACGCGAGCCACGTCTGGATGGACTACTTCTGGCTGGCCCTCATGGCCTCGCTCGGCGGCGGCGCGTCTAAGGTGTTAGGGAGCCGGAAATACGGCTATCTCCTAATAGCCCTGGCCGCTTTGTTATTGCTATTCGGCGTTAATATATTCCTAAAGGCGTTTACGTCCGTGACGTTAATACCTTAA
- a CDS encoding DUF4382 domain-containing protein, translating into MRAWAVVIIVVALIAAAVFLYFYFSQGRVDIYVADPPDPLGAVYITFTSVALHRVGNNSGWVVVFNGTKTVALSHTPQLLVSASVPAGEYNEIFFTVSSVTVEISGVNVTARMPSGVFKVHIIGGMRLNGGSEEKLLISFPHITVANGQIIISPSITAQVIS; encoded by the coding sequence ATGAGGGCTTGGGCGGTTGTAATAATCGTTGTGGCGTTAATAGCAGCGGCGGTCTTCCTCTATTTTTATTTCTCCCAGGGGAGGGTGGATATATATGTGGCGGACCCGCCGGACCCTCTCGGAGCTGTATATATCACCTTTACGTCTGTAGCGCTACATAGAGTCGGCAACAACTCCGGTTGGGTCGTTGTCTTTAACGGTACTAAGACGGTGGCGCTCTCCCATACGCCTCAGCTGTTAGTCTCGGCTTCTGTTCCCGCCGGCGAATATAACGAAATCTTCTTCACGGTCTCCAGCGTCACTGTGGAGATCAGCGGCGTCAACGTGACGGCCAGGATGCCCAGCGGCGTCTTTAAGGTCCACATAATAGGCGGCATGAGGCTAAACGGAGGCTCCGAGGAGAAGTTGCTGATTTCATTTCCACACATCACGGTCGCCAACGGCCAGATAATAATCAGCCCGTCGATAACGGCCCAAGTGATATCTTGA
- the tsaA gene encoding tRNA (N6-threonylcarbamoyladenosine(37)-N6)-methyltransferase TrmO: MNEIRLRPIGYVEEGLPEEQRVARRDYISTIRIYDEFVEGLAGLEEYSHIFVIWYMHRVGEVRLKVRPRRISEGPEVGIFATRFPPRPNPIGLTVAELVSVESPRLRVRNLDAWTGSPVLDIKPYDVLDVVERPKMPEWLKRLLNTDL, encoded by the coding sequence TTGAACGAGATAAGGCTGAGGCCTATCGGATACGTCGAGGAGGGCCTTCCGGAAGAACAACGGGTAGCTAGGAGGGACTACATCTCGACTATTAGGATCTACGACGAATTCGTAGAGGGCCTCGCCGGGCTTGAAGAGTACAGCCACATCTTCGTGATTTGGTACATGCATAGAGTGGGCGAGGTTAGGCTAAAGGTGAGACCTAGACGGATTTCAGAAGGCCCCGAGGTGGGCATATTCGCCACTAGGTTCCCGCCGAGGCCCAACCCCATAGGTTTGACTGTCGCCGAGCTCGTCTCCGTGGAGTCTCCTAGGTTGCGAGTAAGGAATCTCGACGCTTGGACGGGAAGCCCCGTCTTAGACATAAAGCCCTACGACGTACTCGACGTAGTGGAGAGACCCAAGATGCCCGAGTGGCTCAAACGTCTTTTAAATACCGACTTGTAG